One window of Sphingobacteriales bacterium genomic DNA carries:
- a CDS encoding di-heme enzyme: MQFNWFNLALLIVGLPLAISSMLTIGQPPQTKGNQEVATELGRHLFYDSRLSATGEKSCATCHDQRFAFTDGHRRSPGLFGDMVKHNSLPLFNLDYYRSFTWDNPALETLEQQLLLPMFGDSPPEMGLKGHEEEVLNRLKRDTLYPAMFQQAYGENAITMDNAIKALAQFCNSIESFNTPFNNGTMSESAERGWLLFTSDRLKCFNCHAGPNFNQTPEKEGAEGNFANVGLYNAGSTGAYPIHDQGLIAFTKQSADMGKFRTPSLRNLAFTAPYFHDGSARTLEEVIEIYDRGGRNWDGALDTGDGKDNPYKNEDIAPLNLTKQEKEDLIDFLMSLNDTSLMTNPKFSDPFTH, encoded by the coding sequence ATGCAATTCAACTGGTTTAATCTTGCGTTGCTGATAGTTGGATTACCGTTAGCAATCAGTTCGATGTTGACAATAGGGCAGCCTCCTCAAACAAAGGGCAATCAAGAAGTTGCCACCGAGTTGGGACGGCATCTTTTTTACGATTCCCGGCTTTCAGCAACAGGGGAGAAGTCCTGCGCTACCTGCCATGACCAGCGATTTGCCTTTACCGATGGTCATCGCCGCAGCCCGGGTTTGTTTGGAGATATGGTTAAGCACAATAGCCTGCCTTTGTTCAATCTGGATTATTACCGCTCGTTTACCTGGGACAATCCGGCTTTGGAAACCCTTGAACAACAGTTGTTGCTTCCGATGTTTGGCGACAGCCCGCCCGAAATGGGGTTAAAAGGACATGAAGAGGAGGTGTTGAACCGGTTAAAAAGGGATACCCTCTATCCGGCAATGTTCCAACAGGCTTACGGTGAAAACGCAATAACTATGGACAATGCCATTAAGGCTTTGGCTCAGTTTTGTAACAGCATCGAATCGTTTAACACACCCTTTAACAACGGCACTATGAGCGAAAGTGCCGAAAGAGGTTGGTTGTTATTTACGTCCGACCGGTTGAAATGTTTTAACTGCCATGCAGGCCCCAACTTTAATCAAACTCCCGAGAAGGAAGGAGCAGAAGGAAATTTTGCAAATGTGGGATTATACAATGCAGGATCAACCGGAGCATACCCCATACACGATCAGGGATTGATTGCATTTACCAAACAAAGTGCAGATATGGGTAAATTCCGCACCCCGTCCTTGCGCAACCTGGCATTTACTGCCCCATATTTTCATGATGGAAGTGCCCGCACTTTAGAGGAGGTGATAGAAATTTACGATCGCGGCGGACGTAACTGGGATGGCGCTTTGGATACAGGAGATGGGAAAGATAATCCGTACAAAAACGAAGATATTGCTCCGCTCAATCTTACAAAACAAGAAAAGGAAGATTTGATTGATTTTTTGATGAGCCTGAACGATACGTCCTTGATGACCAATCCTAAGTTTTCAGACCCATTTACCCATTAA